TAACGAGTTGTGCTATACCGTGTAAGGTTGCCCATGCGACCTGTGCTAGGCGTAATGAATTATGCGATTTTGGTAATATGCCTTTTTCTTGCCAAAGTTGTGTCATTTCTACCTGATATTGAAAGCTAGGGTAAGCAACATCAATCAACTTTTGTGTGCCTTTGGATTTATTACTTCCTTCTGTTTCTTTAGCTTTTTCTGTTTTTTTCCATAATGTACTGCCAAACATTAATCGGTAAATTGCCGAATTTTGTGTGGCAAATCGTACATAAAAATGAACAAATGCATGATATTTTTCTTGGTCGGTTAATGTATTATTGTTAAATATTTCCTCTGCTTGTGCTTTCCAGCTTATAAAACCCTGAGCGGCAATCGCTGAAAGTAAATCATTTTTATCTTTAAAGTGATGATATGCAGCGGTTCGTGATACGCCAATTCGCTCAGCAAGTTTTCTTAATGATAAGGTCTCTATACCATCTTCTGAAATCATAGCTGTTGCGGTAGCAAGTAAACTACTCTGTAAATCACCATGATGATAAGTTGAATTTTTAGTATTAATATTTAGATCAGTTGCTGTCATTATTATTTAAATTTCTATTGTGTTGTCTATAAAATTTAGCCGCTAAAGTGTTTTTCTATGGGGGATGGCGACATTTGAAAAAATAATCCCCGCAACTAAAGACATAAAAATAAGAAACGTTTGAGAGCCTAAGTCAGCCACATCTAGCATTTGTTTTCCAGAAACTAAGCTGTTGAGTCCAATATAAACTTTACTACCAGGTACTAAAACAACAAGCCCTAATAAACGTACAATAGAGGAGGGTAAATTCATAATCCGAGAAAATAAATTACTATAAATTCCTAACGCAAAAGCTCCAACAAAAGCCCCTAAAGCTACTCCTAAATAGCTAGTAGCCCAAATACTTACACCAAAAGAAATGTAACCCGCAATCATGCCCCATGGCGCATCTTTTAATCGTACTTTAAATAAAATAACCAATGAAATAGT
The sequence above is a segment of the Colwellia sp. 20A7 genome. Coding sequences within it:
- a CDS encoding TetR/AcrR family transcriptional regulator, with translation MTATDLNINTKNSTYHHGDLQSSLLATATAMISEDGIETLSLRKLAERIGVSRTAAYHHFKDKNDLLSAIAAQGFISWKAQAEEIFNNNTLTDQEKYHAFVHFYVRFATQNSAIYRLMFGSTLWKKTEKAKETEGSNKSKGTQKLIDVAYPSFQYQVEMTQLWQEKGILPKSHNSLRLAQVAWATLHGIAQLVIDGIYGDDSQIDEMCQCAVELLTSKKE